The Besnoitia besnoiti strain Bb-Ger1 chromosome IV, whole genome shotgun sequence genome contains a region encoding:
- a CDS encoding cpw-wpc domain-containing protein (encoded by transcript BESB_056430), with protein sequence MTLQKSKTRATASRGPLKMRVLLAAAAAASCVEVSALNPLQMMKTGYIADEFKLAFDALPTTEQLVKNAVEMEQLDEAVAREVKRKPVHLCEGPSYKRNYTHACPAAWEELQNGQCWGRRYRGPCEALHFLRHFSEQQKKRFVEPVTGDIIRPKS encoded by the exons ATGACGCTTCAAAAGTCAAAAACCCGGGCAACAGCCAGCCGCGGCCCCCTGAAGATGCGTGTAttgctcgctgctgccgcagcggcatCATGCGTGGAAGTTTCCGCTTTGAACCCTCTCCAGATGATGAAAACCGGAT ATATCGCGGATGAGTTCAAATTGGCCTTCGACGCACTCCCCACTACCGAGCAGCTGGT GAAAAATGCCGTGGAAATGGAACAGCTCGATGAAGCAGTTGCGCGGGAGGTTAAAAGGAAGCCTGTGCATCT GTGTGAAGGACCGTCGTATAAACGGAACTACACCCATGCGTGTCCAGCCGCATGGGAGGAGCTACAAAACGGCCAATGCTGGGGAAGGCGATACCGCGG ACCATGCGAAGCTCTTCATTTTTTGAGGCACTTCAGTgagcagcagaagaagcggTTT GTGGAACCAGTTACCGGTGACATCATTCGTCCGAAGAGCTAG